The genome window GCAGGCCGCCACCATCCTGAATGACGTGGAGTTCAGCGTGGGCCGCACCGGGGTGGTCACGCCGGTGGCAATACTGGAGCCGGTGCTGCTGTCGGGTTCCACCGTCTCGCGGGCCTCGCTGCACAACGAAGACGAGCTGGTCAAAAAGGACATTCATTACGGGGATGCGGTATTCGTGGAAAAGGCCGGGGAGATCATTCCCCAGATAATAAAAGTAGTATTGGAAAAGCGGCCGGCCACTGCCCGCCCGGTAAAGATGCCCAAGACCTGTCCCTCCTGCGGCGAGCCCATCAATCGTATACCGGAACAGGCGGCCTGGCGCTGCCTCAACGTCTCCTGTCCGGCTCAGGTGAAGGGGCGGATCGAATATTTCGCCTCGCGGGGAGCGATGGACATCGACGGCATGGGCAGCGCCATGGTGGAGCTGTTGGTCAACCGGGAATTGATCAGGGATTATGGGGATCTTTATTCTTTGAAAGGTGGACAATTGGTCAATTTGGATCGGATGGGAAAGAAATCGGCCGAGAACCTTCTTAAAGGGATAGAAAACAGCAAGAACAACCCTTTCTGGAAAGTACTTCTGGCCCTGGGGATTGACAACGTGGGCGCCCAGGTGGCCCGGCTGCTGGCCCAAAAATATCGCTCCCTGGACAATCTGCAAAAAGCCACTTGCGAGGACATCTCCAAAATCTACGGTCTGGGCGGCGCGGTGGGGCAGTCGGTGGAAAGTTTTTTCGCCGGAAAAAAGAACCGGCAGGTCTTGGAGAAGCTGAAGAAGGCCGGGGTCAACATGGAATCGTCCGCAGGAACGGTGGCTCCCCAGACCTTTGCCGGGATGACGGTGGTGCTGACCGGGACCCTGCTCAAATACAGCCGGGAGCAGGCCACGGAACTGATCGTCAGCCGGGGTGGGCAGGTAACATCCTCGGTTTCCAAGAAGACCTCGCTGATGCTGGCCGGCAGCGAGCCGGGGTCCAAACTGGACAAGGCCCAGAAGCTGGGGGTTAGAATCATTGACCAAACCGAATTCGAGAAAATGTTGAAGTGATGACCAAATGGGTAAGATTTATAAAATAAATACCGGGATACTGAACCCTGAAAGCCCGCAAAAATGCAAGTTTACAAAGGATGGGACCCTGATCTTCAACGAAGACGGACACATTCTGTACTGTGGTCCGCGTAAAAATGCGCCAATGCTGAATTTAACGAAGATCAACACTCCAGCCGATGCCTTTATCATCCCCGGGCTGGTAGACTGCCACACCCACCTTTCCCAGTACTATGTGCGGGGCCACCGCGACGACGCCCTGCTGGGGTGGCTTAAAAACCATATTTTCCCGGCCGAGCGAAAATTTAAAGACCCCAAGCACGCCACCCTGGTCGCTAAAAAATTCTACCGCCGACTTGTTGTCCAACGGCGTCACCTGTGCCGCGCTTTACACCACTTCGTCCGCTTTCCAACTTCGCACACAATAAAACTATCAGGCTGGCGGACTATGTAGGCCAAGTGAATTGCCCTTACGGTATCATGACGGATCAACAAAAAAGCGGGAGAGCGTATGCTCTCCCGCTTTTTTATTGTACCAGTCCGAGCTATTTTTTTGAGCCAAAGCTGTGCTGGGTGGCCCAGCTTTCGGCGGCCAAGGTGTAATAACCCCTGGTGGCGGCTGACATAGCATAGAACACATAACGCACGACCTCGGTGCTGTTGAGAGAGAGAGAGC of candidate division TA06 bacterium contains these proteins:
- the ligA gene encoding NAD-dependent DNA ligase LigA is translated as MNRETDEKEIKKLRAEIAGHDHRYYALDDPSISDREYDALMQRLKALEEKYPELVTADSPTQRVAGQPRQAFKTVSHQTPMLSLDNTYSAEELREFDARVAKILEGQEYQYVAELKIDGLAVSLQYKNGRFHQGATRGDGAKGDDVTANIRTIKAVPLKLSDKSLGLQEVEARGEVYLPRQEFLRINREKEEAGESPFANPRNAAAGTLKLLDPQAVAERRLSIFIYGVGQAPAALSDHYSTLEALKEAGFKVNPFIRLCPDIQTVIEYCDQWENKRDELDYETDGMVIKVNSFAQQKILSATAHSPRWAIAYKFPARQAATILNDVEFSVGRTGVVTPVAILEPVLLSGSTVSRASLHNEDELVKKDIHYGDAVFVEKAGEIIPQIIKVVLEKRPATARPVKMPKTCPSCGEPINRIPEQAAWRCLNVSCPAQVKGRIEYFASRGAMDIDGMGSAMVELLVNRELIRDYGDLYSLKGGQLVNLDRMGKKSAENLLKGIENSKNNPFWKVLLALGIDNVGAQVARLLAQKYRSLDNLQKATCEDISKIYGLGGAVGQSVESFFAGKKNRQVLEKLKKAGVNMESSAGTVAPQTFAGMTVVLTGTLLKYSREQATELIVSRGGQVTSSVSKKTSLMLAGSEPGSKLDKAQKLGVRIIDQTEFEKMLK